From the Solanum pennellii chromosome 4, SPENNV200 genome, one window contains:
- the LOC107016216 gene encoding uncharacterized protein LOC107016216 — translation MESMMSRKKRVRVESEESEYNSPEVKKLKENLLYDLTDDDDSSEFCTTSHDFDSFMKSFEEEITAPPSPAKVMETEVVDLTADSDESQPELGYLLEASDDELGLPPATAEGSESVVELIGVSPDSIWEVEERIPNYDSFELGIADLVDFNTGVCEYVALDGLFDHSDLGFGSPDFLWRPETLPAN, via the coding sequence ATGGAGAGCATGATGAGTAGAAAGAAGAGAGTCCGAGTTGAATCGGAAGAATCAGAATATAACTCACCGGAAGTGAAGAAACTCAAGGAGAATCTGTTGTACGATCTCACCGACGACGATGATAGCTCCGAGTTTTGCACCACGAGTCATGATTTCGATTCGTTCATGAAGAGTTTCGAAGAAGAAATTACAGCTCCTCCGTCACCGGCGAAGGTGATGGAGACGGAAGTGGTGGATTTGACGGCGGATTCTGATGAGTCTCAGCCGGAGTTAGGTTACCTTCTCGAAGCGTCGGATGATGAACTCGGACTTCCTCCGGCAACGGCGGAGGGAAGTGAATCGGTAGTCGAATTGATCGGAGTTTCACCGGATTCAATATGGGAAGTGGAAGAGAGAATTCCGAATTACGATTCGTTCGAATTGGGGATCGCTGATTTAGTGGATTTTAACACTGGTGTTTGTGAATACGTAGCACTAGATGGATTGTTTGATCATTCGGATCTTGGTTTCGGGTCACCCGATTTTCTATGGAGACCCGAGACGTTACCGGCAAACTAG